In one Nocardioides luteus genomic region, the following are encoded:
- a CDS encoding GOLPH3/VPS74 family protein, which produces MLIAEDLLLLVLDDEKGTLASSWVQQALGGAILTELVMTGSARVMPSSGLTPAKAVAVPGHRPDEPVLAAAYDSLAAKPLAAKNAVIDLGKGLHEALAARLCDRNILKRRDEKILGIFPRTTWPAADSTHENAVRDQLVAVLVQGATPDARTGQLIALLSSIDLAHKVVDTRTVGAGAVRKRAKEIARGDWAAKGVKDAMDEVTAVMTAVMVATTVTTTTA; this is translated from the coding sequence ATGCTCATCGCCGAAGACCTGCTGCTGCTCGTGCTCGACGACGAGAAGGGCACCCTCGCCTCGTCCTGGGTCCAGCAGGCGTTGGGCGGAGCGATCCTGACCGAGCTCGTGATGACGGGCTCGGCCCGAGTGATGCCCAGCTCAGGTCTCACCCCGGCCAAGGCCGTGGCGGTGCCCGGGCACCGGCCGGACGAGCCGGTCCTGGCCGCTGCGTACGACTCGCTGGCAGCCAAGCCGCTGGCGGCCAAGAACGCCGTGATCGACCTCGGCAAGGGCCTCCACGAGGCCCTTGCCGCTCGGCTCTGCGATCGCAACATCCTCAAGCGCCGCGACGAGAAGATCCTCGGCATCTTCCCGCGCACCACCTGGCCGGCAGCGGACTCGACCCACGAGAACGCCGTACGCGACCAGCTGGTCGCCGTCCTCGTCCAGGGCGCCACCCCGGACGCCCGGACCGGGCAGCTCATCGCGCTGCTCTCCTCCATCGACCTCGCCCACAAGGTGGTCGACACGCGGACGGTCGGCGCCGGAGCGGTCAGGAAGCGGGCGAAGGAGATCGCCCGGGGCGACTGGGCAGCCAAGGGCGTCAAGGACGCGATGGACGAGGTCACCGCGGTCATGACCGCGGTGATGGTCGCCACCACCGTCACCACGACGACCGCCTGA
- a CDS encoding VOC family protein → MGTLNPYISFNGQAKEALEFYSSVLGGKVEIMTFGDMPEMGAPAEATDQVMHGSLTFDDGRVLMASDTPPGMDYVAPTAGVTIAVTSSDPADHEIYADQFAKLSEGGTAGMPFDLAPWGDYFGQFDDKFGVSWMFDVAGPESAPA, encoded by the coding sequence ATGGGAACGCTCAACCCCTACATCAGCTTCAACGGCCAGGCGAAGGAAGCGCTCGAGTTCTACAGCTCGGTGCTCGGCGGCAAGGTCGAGATCATGACGTTCGGCGACATGCCCGAGATGGGCGCGCCCGCCGAGGCCACCGACCAGGTCATGCACGGCTCGCTCACGTTCGACGACGGCCGGGTGCTGATGGCCTCCGACACGCCTCCGGGCATGGACTACGTCGCGCCGACCGCTGGCGTCACCATCGCGGTCACCAGCTCCGACCCCGCCGACCACGAGATCTACGCCGACCAGTTCGCCAAGCTCTCCGAGGGCGGCACGGCCGGGATGCCGTTCGACCTGGCTCCCTGGGGCGACTACTTCGGCCAGTTCGACGACAAGTTCGGCGTGAGCTGGATGTTCGACGTCGCCGGCCCGGAGTCGGCGCCCGCCTAG
- a CDS encoding DUF885 domain-containing protein: protein MTREVDARTDRYVEELCALDPLTATYVGVAGHDAELPDLSPDGMQAVEDLNRAAYADVAAIKPVDEREQVAKEAFLERVGLDIEFAEAQLDRKFVSVISSGIHNLREVFDLMQTDTEDDWAAIGSRLAGMPDAVAGYTATLREEAAAGRVSATAQYAKVADQILGWTGQKGAGDFFSGLVARAPEATPASLRAELEASAAKANEAFAEFGRFMADDLVPNGLPKEAVGRDHYRLASRRYLGAEIDLEETYAWGWEELKRLSDDMEATADRILPGSSVIEAAAHLDNDPARQLTSTDALKSWMQSKADEAIAELADVHFDIPEPVRRIECMIAPTSDGGIYYTGPSEDFSRPGRMWWSVPESVTSFGTWRELTTVYHEGVPGHHLQVAQTAYRAELLNRWQRLMCWVSGHGEGWALYAERLMDDLGYLDDPGDRLGMLDGQSFRAARVIIDIGMHLELTIPEDNPFGFHPGEVWTPELGREFIGQHCLMEDAFLDFEVARYLGWPGQAPSYKVGERIWLQAREDARTRAGAAFDMKAFHRAALDLGSLGLDPLRAALGRL, encoded by the coding sequence GTGACCCGTGAAGTAGACGCCCGCACCGACCGCTATGTCGAGGAGCTCTGCGCTCTCGACCCGCTGACCGCAACCTACGTCGGTGTCGCCGGCCACGACGCGGAGCTCCCCGACCTGTCTCCCGACGGCATGCAGGCGGTGGAGGACCTCAACCGGGCCGCCTACGCCGACGTCGCCGCGATCAAGCCGGTCGACGAACGTGAGCAGGTGGCCAAGGAGGCGTTCCTGGAGAGGGTCGGGCTCGACATCGAGTTCGCCGAGGCGCAGCTGGACCGGAAGTTCGTCTCCGTCATCTCCAGCGGCATCCACAACCTGCGCGAGGTCTTCGACCTGATGCAGACCGACACCGAGGACGACTGGGCCGCGATCGGGTCCCGGCTGGCCGGGATGCCGGACGCGGTCGCCGGCTACACCGCGACCCTGCGCGAGGAGGCCGCCGCCGGCCGGGTCTCGGCGACGGCCCAGTATGCGAAGGTCGCCGACCAGATCCTGGGCTGGACCGGCCAGAAGGGCGCCGGTGACTTCTTCAGCGGCCTGGTCGCGCGCGCCCCGGAGGCCACACCCGCTTCGCTGCGCGCCGAGCTCGAGGCGTCGGCCGCGAAGGCCAACGAGGCGTTCGCCGAGTTCGGGCGGTTCATGGCCGACGACCTGGTCCCCAACGGGCTGCCCAAGGAGGCGGTCGGGCGCGACCACTACCGGCTCGCCTCCCGCCGCTACCTCGGCGCGGAGATCGATCTGGAGGAGACGTACGCCTGGGGGTGGGAGGAGCTCAAGCGGCTCTCCGACGACATGGAGGCCACCGCCGACCGGATCCTGCCGGGATCGAGCGTCATCGAGGCGGCGGCGCATCTCGACAACGACCCCGCACGGCAGCTGACCTCGACCGACGCGCTCAAGTCGTGGATGCAGAGCAAGGCCGACGAGGCGATCGCGGAGCTGGCCGACGTGCATTTCGACATCCCCGAGCCGGTCCGGCGGATCGAGTGCATGATCGCCCCGACCTCCGACGGCGGGATCTACTACACCGGCCCCTCCGAGGACTTCTCCCGACCCGGCCGGATGTGGTGGTCGGTGCCCGAGTCGGTGACCTCCTTCGGCACCTGGCGTGAGCTGACCACCGTCTACCACGAGGGCGTACCCGGTCATCACCTCCAGGTCGCCCAGACCGCCTATCGCGCCGAGCTGCTCAACCGCTGGCAGCGGCTGATGTGCTGGGTCTCCGGCCACGGCGAGGGCTGGGCGCTCTACGCCGAGCGCCTCATGGACGACCTCGGCTACCTCGACGACCCCGGCGACCGCCTCGGCATGCTCGACGGCCAGTCCTTCCGGGCCGCACGGGTCATCATCGACATCGGCATGCATCTGGAGCTGACCATCCCGGAGGACAACCCCTTCGGCTTCCATCCCGGCGAGGTCTGGACCCCTGAGCTCGGCCGCGAGTTCATCGGCCAGCACTGCCTGATGGAGGACGCCTTCCTCGATTTCGAGGTCGCCCGTTACCTCGGCTGGCCGGGCCAGGCGCCGTCCTACAAGGTCGGCGAGCGGATCTGGCTCCAGGCCCGCGAGGACGCTCGTACGCGGGCCGGGGCTGCCTTCGACATGAAGGCCTTCCACCGGGCCGCGCTCGATCTCGGGTCGCTCGGGCTCGATCCCCTGCGGGCTGCTCTTGGGCGGTTGTAG
- a CDS encoding ABC transporter substrate-binding protein, with protein MKKTLTALCALAIGGMSLSACGSSESADDGSITMGFAQVGAESGWRTANTTSIQESAKEAGIELKFSDAQQKQENQIKSIRSYIQQKVDVIAFSPVVETGWDAVLQEAKRAKIPVVLTDRAVDTEDTSLYVTFIGSDFVEEGEKAGQWLVDNADASDVDKDGAINVVELQGTTGSAPAIDRKKGFEDVISSDSKIKITASQTGDFTRDGGKQVMEAFLQSEPKIDVVYAHNDDMGLGAIEAIKAAGKKPGTDIKIITVDAVKDGMTALAAGEINFIVECSPLLGPQLMDVAEKVVAGEEVPERIVTVETTFTPEQAAEALPDRKY; from the coding sequence GTGAAGAAAACCCTCACCGCCCTGTGCGCGCTCGCCATCGGCGGGATGTCGCTCAGCGCGTGCGGTAGCAGCGAAAGTGCCGACGACGGCTCGATCACGATGGGCTTCGCCCAGGTCGGGGCCGAGAGCGGCTGGCGCACCGCCAACACCACCTCGATCCAGGAGTCGGCCAAGGAGGCCGGCATCGAGCTCAAGTTCTCCGACGCTCAGCAGAAGCAGGAGAACCAGATCAAGTCGATCCGGTCCTACATCCAGCAGAAGGTGGACGTGATCGCGTTCAGCCCGGTCGTCGAGACCGGCTGGGACGCGGTGCTCCAGGAGGCCAAGCGGGCCAAGATCCCGGTGGTGCTGACCGACCGGGCCGTGGACACCGAGGACACCTCGCTCTACGTGACCTTCATCGGCTCCGACTTCGTCGAGGAGGGCGAGAAGGCAGGCCAGTGGCTGGTCGACAACGCCGACGCCTCCGACGTCGACAAGGACGGTGCGATCAACGTCGTGGAGCTGCAGGGCACCACCGGATCGGCCCCGGCGATCGACCGCAAGAAGGGCTTCGAGGACGTGATCTCCTCGGACTCGAAGATCAAGATCACCGCCTCCCAGACCGGCGACTTCACCCGTGACGGCGGCAAGCAGGTCATGGAGGCCTTCCTGCAGTCCGAGCCGAAGATCGACGTCGTCTACGCCCACAACGACGACATGGGCCTGGGCGCCATCGAGGCGATCAAGGCAGCCGGCAAGAAGCCCGGCACCGACATCAAGATCATCACCGTCGACGCGGTCAAGGACGGGATGACCGCGCTGGCCGCGGGCGAGATCAACTTCATCGTCGAGTGCAGCCCGCTGCTCGGCCCGCAGCTGATGGACGTCGCCGAGAAGGTCGTCGCCGGCGAGGAGGTCCCCGAGCGCATCGTCACCGTGGAGACCACCTTCACCCCGGAGCAGGCGGCCGAGGCGCTGCCCGACCGGAAGTACTGA
- a CDS encoding DNA glycosylase AlkZ-like family protein, which yields MTLTLAPEQARRIAVRAQLLDARRPVSLVATVDQLTLLQIDPTKAIAPSADLVAWSRLGDAYDHSDLTFALEQERSLVEFSSFIVPMDEIETVLALSPGRIHPTAVEWVEANKRFRTQILDRLRADGPLVAGEIEDTSEVPWASTGWTNDKNVLRMIELLNRMGEVAIAGRRGKLRTWDLAERVYPSDLRLPSPEEALKVETVRRLASLGIARPGRKESSGGEMLGAGDIGVPCTVTGVDGEWRVDPEALAALEDEFAPRTALLSPFDRLVYDRDRALDLFGFEYVLEMYKPAAKRRWGYFALPILHGERLVGKLDAKVDHKSGLLNVFAVHEDFPWTPEIGDAVDAEIEALAAWLGVDVAHP from the coding sequence ATGACGCTCACCCTGGCTCCGGAACAGGCGCGCCGGATCGCGGTCCGGGCGCAGCTTCTCGACGCCCGCCGGCCGGTGTCGCTGGTCGCGACCGTCGATCAGCTGACGCTCCTGCAGATCGACCCGACGAAGGCGATCGCGCCGAGCGCGGATCTGGTGGCGTGGTCGCGGCTGGGGGATGCGTACGACCATTCGGACCTCACCTTCGCCCTCGAGCAGGAGCGTTCGCTGGTGGAGTTCTCCAGCTTCATCGTGCCGATGGACGAGATCGAGACCGTCCTGGCCCTCTCCCCCGGCCGGATCCACCCCACGGCGGTCGAGTGGGTGGAGGCCAACAAGAGATTCCGTACGCAGATCCTGGATCGCCTGCGAGCCGACGGCCCGCTCGTGGCCGGCGAGATCGAGGACACCTCCGAGGTGCCGTGGGCCTCGACGGGGTGGACCAACGACAAGAACGTCCTGCGGATGATCGAGCTCCTCAACCGGATGGGCGAGGTCGCGATCGCGGGCCGCCGTGGCAAGCTCCGCACCTGGGACCTCGCCGAGCGCGTCTACCCCTCCGACCTGCGGCTGCCCTCGCCCGAGGAGGCGCTGAAGGTCGAGACGGTGCGCCGGCTCGCCTCGCTCGGGATCGCCCGCCCCGGACGGAAGGAATCCTCCGGTGGCGAGATGCTCGGCGCGGGGGACATAGGCGTCCCGTGCACCGTGACCGGGGTCGACGGCGAGTGGCGGGTCGACCCTGAGGCACTGGCCGCTCTCGAGGACGAGTTCGCGCCGCGTACGGCCCTGCTCTCCCCCTTCGACCGCCTCGTCTACGACCGCGACCGGGCGTTGGACCTGTTCGGGTTCGAGTACGTCCTGGAGATGTACAAGCCGGCCGCCAAGCGGCGCTGGGGCTACTTCGCCCTGCCGATCCTGCACGGCGAGCGGCTGGTCGGGAAGCTCGACGCGAAGGTGGACCACAAGTCGGGGCTGCTGAACGTCTTCGCCGTCCACGAGGACTTCCCGTGGACCCCGGAGATCGGGGACGCGGTGGACGCCGAGATCGAGGCTCTGGCGGCCTGGCTCGGCGTCGATGTGGCCCATCCCTGA
- the yjfF gene encoding galactofuranose ABC transporter, permease protein YjfF, whose amino-acid sequence MSTIAPTQGVLANVARFSPPRRYLPVLGTFALFIGMFGVGGLRYEGFADPQVFLTLLLDNAFLIVLAVGMTFVILTGGIDLSVGSNVALSTLIAARTLELGWPVVAVIGVVLLTGTLLGTAMGLLIHYFDIQPFIATLAGMFLARGLCYLISVDSIPIKDDTFSAIAFGSITLPGGYYLGWTAVFALVIVAVAAYVLSSTRFGRTVYALGGSEPSALLMGLPVAATKVGVYAISGLCAALGGLLFALYTLSGYSLHAVGMELDAIAAVVIGGTLLTGGRGFVIGSLLGVLVLGTIQTFISFDGTLSSWWTRITIGVLVLVFVVAQRVLTRRS is encoded by the coding sequence ATGAGCACCATCGCACCAACGCAGGGTGTCCTGGCGAACGTGGCGCGGTTCAGCCCGCCGCGGCGCTACCTCCCCGTCCTCGGCACGTTCGCCCTGTTCATCGGCATGTTCGGTGTCGGCGGGCTCCGCTACGAGGGGTTCGCCGACCCGCAGGTCTTCCTGACCCTGCTGCTCGACAACGCGTTCCTGATCGTGCTCGCGGTGGGGATGACGTTCGTGATCCTCACCGGCGGGATCGACCTCTCCGTCGGCTCCAACGTCGCCCTCTCGACGCTGATCGCGGCGAGGACGCTCGAGCTCGGCTGGCCGGTGGTGGCGGTGATCGGGGTCGTACTCCTCACCGGCACCCTGCTCGGCACCGCGATGGGACTGCTGATCCACTACTTCGACATCCAGCCGTTCATCGCGACCCTGGCGGGCATGTTCCTGGCCCGCGGCCTGTGCTACCTGATCAGCGTCGACTCGATCCCGATCAAGGACGACACCTTCTCAGCCATCGCGTTCGGCTCGATCACCCTGCCCGGTGGCTACTACCTCGGGTGGACCGCCGTGTTCGCGCTGGTGATCGTCGCGGTCGCTGCGTACGTCCTCTCCTCGACGCGCTTCGGCCGCACCGTCTACGCGCTCGGCGGCAGCGAGCCGTCGGCGCTGCTGATGGGGTTGCCGGTGGCGGCGACCAAGGTCGGGGTGTATGCGATCAGCGGGCTGTGCGCGGCGCTCGGCGGACTGCTGTTCGCGCTCTACACGCTCTCGGGCTACTCGCTGCACGCCGTCGGCATGGAGCTGGACGCGATCGCCGCCGTGGTCATCGGCGGCACGCTGCTCACCGGCGGTCGTGGCTTCGTGATCGGCTCGTTGCTCGGGGTGCTCGTGCTCGGCACCATCCAGACGTTCATCTCGTTCGACGGCACGCTGTCGTCGTGGTGGACGCGGATCACGATCGGGGTGTTGGTGCTCGTGTTTGTTGTCGCGCAGCGGGTGTTGACTCGGCGGAGCTAG
- a CDS encoding sugar ABC transporter ATP-binding protein: protein MSQAEVKSPGPVVEMLDVSITFGAVRALDGVSLRLLPGEVHALMGENGAGKSTLIKALTGVYTIDSGRVEIAGVETQFATPAAAQHAGISTVYQEVNLVPNLTVAENMLLGREPRRLGRIDRREMNRRAATSLLALGIDVDPGSELGSHPIAVQQLVAIARAVDTDARVLILDEPTSSLDADEVARLFEVMRRLRDQGTAIVFVSHFLDQVFEISDRMTILRNGRVVGERLVAETTQLELVQLMIGRDLQALDRLDHAVQEAAEEASGEQRLPVLSAVGLGRKGNLEATDLNLYAGEVVGIAGLLGSGRTELARLLFGADTPDTGELTVRGSSRRRLRSPRHAIDRKLAFCSEDRKAEGVFEELSVADNMLLGLQASRGWLRPIPTATRASLVKEFMTALDIRPTDPSLPMRSLSGGNQQKVLLARWLITEPDVLLLDEPTRGIDIGAKTQIQQLVADLAEKGMSVVFISAELEEVLRLSHRLVILKDRRKIAERPNRDIDVNDVLEIITGEPGGLAEKERADA from the coding sequence ATGAGTCAGGCAGAAGTGAAGTCACCCGGACCGGTGGTGGAGATGCTCGACGTCTCCATCACGTTCGGGGCGGTGCGAGCGCTCGACGGCGTCTCGCTTCGTCTCCTCCCGGGGGAGGTGCACGCGCTCATGGGGGAGAACGGGGCGGGAAAGTCGACGCTGATCAAGGCGCTGACGGGGGTCTACACGATCGACTCCGGTCGGGTGGAGATCGCCGGGGTCGAGACCCAGTTCGCCACCCCGGCGGCGGCGCAGCACGCCGGGATCAGCACGGTCTACCAGGAGGTCAACCTGGTGCCCAACCTCACCGTGGCCGAGAACATGCTGCTCGGCCGCGAGCCGCGCCGGCTCGGCCGGATCGACCGGCGGGAGATGAACCGGCGGGCGGCGACCTCGCTCCTGGCCCTGGGCATCGACGTCGACCCCGGCTCCGAGCTCGGCAGCCATCCGATCGCGGTCCAGCAGCTCGTCGCGATCGCGCGCGCCGTCGACACCGATGCCCGGGTGCTGATCCTCGACGAGCCGACCTCCAGCCTCGACGCCGACGAGGTGGCCAGGCTCTTCGAGGTGATGCGCAGGCTGCGCGATCAGGGCACCGCCATCGTCTTCGTCTCCCACTTCCTCGACCAGGTCTTCGAGATCTCCGACCGGATGACGATCCTGCGCAACGGCCGCGTGGTGGGCGAGCGGCTGGTCGCGGAGACCACCCAGCTGGAGCTGGTGCAGCTGATGATCGGCCGCGACCTCCAGGCGCTCGACCGTCTGGACCATGCCGTCCAGGAGGCGGCGGAGGAGGCCTCCGGCGAGCAGCGTCTCCCGGTGCTGAGCGCCGTCGGTCTGGGGCGGAAGGGGAACCTGGAGGCCACCGACCTGAACCTGTACGCCGGGGAGGTCGTCGGCATCGCCGGCCTGCTCGGCTCGGGGCGTACCGAGCTGGCCCGGCTGCTCTTCGGTGCCGACACCCCCGACACCGGCGAGCTGACGGTGAGAGGGTCGAGCCGACGGAGGCTGCGGAGCCCGCGGCACGCGATCGACCGCAAGCTCGCCTTCTGCAGCGAGGACCGCAAGGCCGAGGGGGTCTTCGAAGAGCTCTCCGTCGCCGACAACATGCTGCTCGGGCTGCAGGCCAGCCGCGGCTGGCTGCGGCCGATCCCGACCGCCACCCGCGCGTCGCTGGTCAAGGAGTTCATGACCGCTCTCGACATCCGGCCCACCGACCCGAGCCTGCCGATGCGAAGCCTGTCCGGTGGCAACCAGCAGAAGGTCCTGCTGGCGCGCTGGCTGATCACGGAGCCCGACGTACTCCTTCTCGACGAGCCCACGCGCGGCATCGACATCGGCGCCAAGACCCAGATCCAGCAGCTCGTCGCCGACCTCGCGGAGAAGGGGATGAGCGTGGTGTTCATCTCCGCCGAGCTCGAGGAGGTGCTGCGGCTGAGCCACCGGCTGGTGATCCTCAAGGACCGCCGCAAGATCGCCGAGCGGCCCAACCGCGACATCGACGTCAACGACGTACTCGAGATCATCACCGGCGAGCCCGGAGGCCTGGCCGAGAAGGAGCGGGCAGATGCCTGA
- a CDS encoding SigE family RNA polymerase sigma factor translates to MDADHEATEPDFGAWVASRGPALQRFAYLVTGNNADAPDLVQDALTRALPRWESLAASGTAEAYVKRSIVNGSISGWRKRRRLVLVEDVEPMATRHEPGPEERDADEAWALVQTLPSNQRAAVVLRFYEDLSFAQIATVLDCAEATARSHVHRALAKLRERLNEGVDNE, encoded by the coding sequence GTGGATGCCGACCATGAGGCGACAGAGCCGGATTTCGGTGCCTGGGTGGCCTCGCGGGGTCCTGCGCTGCAGCGGTTCGCCTACCTGGTGACCGGCAACAACGCCGACGCTCCTGACCTGGTGCAGGACGCCCTCACCCGAGCGCTGCCGCGGTGGGAGTCGCTGGCGGCGTCCGGGACGGCGGAGGCGTACGTGAAGAGGAGCATCGTCAACGGGTCGATCAGCGGATGGCGCAAGCGGCGCCGTCTGGTGCTGGTCGAGGACGTCGAGCCGATGGCCACCAGGCACGAGCCCGGCCCCGAGGAACGCGACGCGGACGAGGCGTGGGCCCTGGTGCAGACGCTGCCGTCGAACCAGCGAGCGGCCGTGGTGCTCCGCTTCTACGAGGACCTGTCGTTCGCACAGATCGCGACGGTGCTCGACTGCGCCGAGGCGACCGCCCGGTCCCATGTGCACCGGGCGCTGGCCAAGCTGAGGGAACGATTGAACGAGGGGGTTGACAATGAGTGA
- a CDS encoding ABC transporter permease, which yields MPETVRTGKALRARVMAHHLFWPLTALAALLVVNLIATPTFFNVRIQDGHLFGSLIDIVRNGAPVLLVAVGMTLVIATRGIDLSVGAVAAIAGAVACVYIVKSPVDGAAGTAVVAITMALAVSVALGLWNGFLVSVIGIQPIIATLVLMVAGRGIAMLVTGGQITTVNNDTFAALASGHLLTLPVAALIALGVFAATQIVVRRTALGLLIESVGINPEASRLVGVRSRTIIWTVYVFAALCAGTAGLIIAANTHSVNANSLGLWIELDAILAVVIGGTSLAGGRFSLTGTLVGAMLIATLTRTIPNIGIPAEANYLFKALVVVLVCLLQSPKARAVLQRRGDRTPTGPSREEAVA from the coding sequence ATGCCTGAGACCGTCAGAACGGGTAAGGCCCTCCGGGCCCGCGTGATGGCCCACCACCTCTTCTGGCCGCTGACCGCGCTCGCTGCGCTGCTGGTGGTCAACCTGATCGCGACACCGACGTTCTTCAACGTACGCATCCAGGACGGGCACCTCTTCGGCAGCCTGATCGACATCGTCCGCAACGGCGCTCCGGTGCTGCTGGTGGCCGTCGGGATGACCCTGGTCATCGCGACCCGCGGGATCGACCTCTCGGTCGGCGCGGTGGCGGCGATCGCGGGTGCGGTCGCGTGCGTCTACATCGTCAAGAGCCCGGTCGACGGCGCCGCGGGCACCGCGGTCGTGGCGATCACCATGGCGCTCGCGGTCTCCGTCGCGCTGGGACTGTGGAACGGCTTCCTGGTCTCGGTGATCGGCATCCAGCCGATCATCGCCACGCTCGTCCTGATGGTCGCCGGCCGCGGCATCGCGATGCTGGTCACCGGCGGCCAGATCACCACCGTCAACAACGACACCTTCGCCGCCCTGGCCTCGGGCCACCTGCTCACCCTCCCGGTGGCCGCGCTGATCGCGCTCGGGGTCTTCGCAGCCACCCAGATCGTCGTACGCCGCACCGCGCTCGGCCTGCTCATCGAGTCGGTCGGGATCAACCCCGAGGCGAGCCGGCTGGTCGGCGTGCGCTCCCGCACGATCATCTGGACCGTATACGTCTTCGCGGCGCTGTGCGCCGGCACCGCCGGCCTGATCATCGCCGCCAACACCCACTCGGTGAACGCCAACAGCCTCGGGCTGTGGATCGAGCTCGACGCGATCCTGGCCGTCGTCATCGGAGGTACGTCGCTGGCCGGCGGCCGCTTCTCGCTGACCGGAACCCTGGTCGGCGCGATGCTGATCGCCACCCTCACCCGGACCATCCCCAACATCGGCATCCCGGCCGAGGCCAACTACCTGTTCAAGGCGCTGGTGGTCGTGCTCGTGTGCCTGCTGCAGTCGCCGAAGGCGCGAGCGGTGCTGCAACGGCGCGGCGACCGTACGCCGACCGGCCCGAGCCGCGAGGAGGCGGTCGCATGA
- a CDS encoding epoxide hydrolase family protein, with protein sequence MNTQVSNQIKAEISTVTVEFPQADLDDLRARLDRTRFAPAVPGDSWDYGTPTAYLADMVERWKSFDWRAVEERINAVPNHLTEIDGQVIHFVHVPSSNPDAKALLLAHTYPGSFLEFLPMIDSLTDEFHLVIPEMPGFGLSTPVVDTGWTMKRVAEAYDVLMRRLGYDSYGVHGSDGGAMVGRELAILNPEGFLGAHVLQLFSFPSGDPSEFEGFGPKEYAALEHMQWFQSVGGYNAMNGSRPQTIGAALADSPVGTLAYSELFESFGNGTSLVTPEQVIEQATFYWLTNSYASAARYHYEEGHAEREPEVSQGRIGVAVFKDDFQTIRSLAERDNANIQHWSEFPEGGHFAALERPADVAADLKAFFA encoded by the coding sequence ATGAACACCCAGGTCAGCAACCAGATCAAGGCCGAGATCAGCACCGTCACCGTCGAGTTCCCGCAGGCCGACCTCGACGACCTCCGCGCCCGCCTGGACCGCACCCGGTTCGCCCCGGCCGTGCCCGGTGACTCCTGGGACTACGGCACCCCGACGGCCTACCTCGCCGACATGGTCGAGCGCTGGAAGAGCTTCGACTGGCGGGCGGTCGAGGAGCGCATCAACGCGGTGCCGAACCACCTGACCGAGATCGACGGCCAGGTCATCCACTTCGTCCACGTACCCTCCTCGAACCCGGACGCCAAGGCGCTGCTGCTCGCCCACACCTACCCGGGCTCGTTCCTGGAGTTCCTCCCGATGATCGACTCCCTGACCGACGAGTTCCACCTGGTGATCCCGGAGATGCCGGGCTTCGGGCTCTCGACGCCGGTCGTCGACACCGGCTGGACGATGAAGCGGGTCGCCGAGGCGTACGACGTCCTCATGCGCCGGCTCGGCTACGACTCCTACGGGGTGCACGGCAGCGACGGCGGCGCGATGGTCGGCCGCGAGCTGGCGATCCTGAACCCGGAGGGCTTCCTCGGCGCGCACGTCCTGCAGCTCTTCTCGTTCCCGTCCGGCGACCCGAGCGAGTTCGAGGGCTTCGGCCCGAAGGAGTACGCGGCGCTGGAGCACATGCAGTGGTTCCAGTCGGTCGGCGGCTACAACGCCATGAACGGCTCCCGTCCGCAGACCATCGGCGCGGCGCTGGCCGACTCACCGGTGGGGACGCTGGCCTACAGCGAGCTCTTCGAGTCCTTCGGGAACGGCACCTCGCTGGTCACCCCCGAGCAGGTCATCGAGCAGGCGACCTTCTACTGGCTGACCAACTCCTACGCCTCGGCCGCCCGTTACCACTACGAGGAGGGGCACGCCGAGCGTGAGCCGGAGGTGTCCCAGGGTCGGATCGGGGTCGCCGTCTTCAAGGACGACTTCCAGACCATCAGGTCGCTGGCCGAGCGGGACAACGCCAACATCCAGCACTGGTCGGAGTTCCCCGAGGGCGGCCACTTCGCGGCTCTGGAGCGTCCCGCCGACGTCGCCGCCGACCTGAAGGCCTTCTTCGCCTGA